TGAAGCCCAATCACGTGTGTCCTGATGCCAGGACCATAGCACAATCGTATAGCCTTGCTGTTTGGCGACCTGAATGACCATGTCATTGTAATAGCCTCCCGGGGGTCTAAACAGCGTGGGACGCTGAGCCCCTGCTCCAACAATGGATTTCTCCGCTATGTTCATTTCGCGGCTGTACTTGTCCGCCCTTGTTGACCTGACCGCGTACGTATGTGCATACGTATGATTGGCGATTTCATGTCCTTCCCGCTGCTCCTGCTTAATCAGATCAGGAAACTTTTCCGCCCATTTACCAAGCACAAAAAAAGTGCCTTTGGCCTGATATTGCTGGAGCAGAGCCAGAATCTGCGGGGTTTGGACAGGATCTGGTCCATCATCAAAGGTCAGTGCGATGAGTTTGTCATGCGTGGGAACCTCCCACACAATCTCTCCCCGTTCCTCATAATACTGTCGATTCTTCTGCACAGGTTTGGCTAAGGCAGAACTGCTACCAAGCAAAAAAACCAGCGTACACAATCCGATGAATCGGGCTGCCTTCAGGTTCATGTTTATGTCCTCTCTTTATCTTCAAACGTAAACTCCCTGTTAGCATTTCCCGATTCATTAGAACTAATTAACGAAATATTTGATCAATGACTGCAATTTCCTCGGCTGTGAGCTCAACATCCAGTGTTTTTAGATTGTTGATGACCTGCTCCGGTTTCTTGGCACCAGGAATGAGCGCATCAATGGAGGGCTGTGTCAGATACCAGGCCAGAACGAGATGTGCCACCTCCGCATTCTTGGACTGTGCAATGCTTCGTAGTTGTTCCACCTTGTCCAGATTCTGAATAAAGGCTTCCCCCGTGAATAACGGGTTCTTGGCCCGTCCATCCTGGAAGGTTGTATCCTGATTATATTTGCCTCCCAGCAGACCTGCTGCCAGAGGGAAGTAAGGTACAAAAGAAATGTTATGCTCTGCCGTATAGGGCAGTAATTCTTTCTCCGCTTCTCTTTTGAACAGATTATATTCAGACTGCAGTACATCCACATCTCCATCCTGATTCGCCTCACGCAGCTGATCAATGGAGAAGTTGGACACTCCGATGGCACGAATTTTACCTTCGTCCTTCAAACGTTTCAGTGCACCTACAGCCTCATCCTTCGGTGTATGTTCATCCGGGAAATGTATATAAAACAAGTCGATATAATCGGTCTGCAGACGTTTCAAAGCCTCATCTACAGAGGTTTTGAGGAAAGCAGGCGAGTTATCAAAAACGACGTTGCCATCCACAAATTGATGTGCTGCTTTCGTTGCAATGATGGTATCTTGGCGCTGACCCGTTTCTTTCAGCACTTCACCAATTAACCGTTCTGAATGCTCAGGTCCATAGATGAAAGCAGTATCCAAAAAGTTAATGCCCTGTTTCAAAGCCGTACGAACGACATCCTTGCCTATCTCATCATTCAGCATATTCGGATAGATATTATGTCCTCCTACTGCATTTGCCCCCAATCCAATCGGGTTAACCATCAGATCTGTTTTGCCCAAACGAGTACGTTGTTCTGCCATTCTCATCCATCTCCTTTTCTGAGCGTTGATAACTCAAATTATATTATATCAGAGGGTTAAGCATATTTAAATTATCGGGTTTATCGGATTAAGTGTTTTTCAGCGCAGTGGCTTCCACATCATTGATGAATCGACGAAGTTTGGCGGCCACATCGCGGTTGATTTCACCATTTTCGTATAGCTGCTGTATCGTATTGCGCTGCTCCTGAATCGCCACCATTTGCAATTCCAGCTTTTCCTGATCAAATGGATCTTCGGTTTTGCCCTGATTCCAGGTGCGTAATTTGGCAATAACCCGTTCATATCTGGAGATAACCGACAAAGCCACGATCCGGTTACTATCATTCATATGAGCACGAATGGCCTTGATCGCTGCTTCAGAGGTACGCATCTTCACTTGACGGAACAGGTCCGCATTCTCAAGCATAAATGGCTGATCCGGTTTCTTTGAACGATTCATAAACACATGTCCAAACACGCGTCCAATTTCACTAAGCGAGAACATCATCTGGGTATTCGTACGGTTCGCAAGCATCATTTCCTTACGATCCAGCCAGCTGTTACATTTAAAGGCGGCTTCCGAAGCAATGACATTTTCATCCATCATCTTCTCAATCTCCTTGCGTTCAGCCCGCGTACCGATGAGATTAATTGCTGTTTCCTGTTTCAAAATGTCCTTGCGCTTACCGGCAGTAAGCTCGCCAGCCGCCTGCCTGATATATTTCGACAGGTCGGAAACAACCGCAAGCGCAGCCGCTTTGTTCTCATCATTCATTTCCGACTTGACTGCACGAATGGCAGCATTCAGCATAATACCCTGTGCTTTTCGTTCCGTCGTTTGCGGTGCACCTTCCTCCGCTTTTTCTTCGTTCTTCGCAAGAATAGGAAGGAACACACTCGCAGCAATCAGAGTGAACAGAATCACACCTGCCGCCAGGAATATAATCAGATCCCTTTCAGGAAATGGAGACCCGTCTTGGAGAACATAAGGGATGGAGAAGGCCCCCGCCAGTGTTACAGCCCCTCTCACACCCGAAAGAGTAATGATCGTGATTTCTTTCAGCCGGGGCTTCCCGCTCGACAACGCCTCACCGGAATTTTCATTTCCTTTCCAGAACAGATAGATCCAGACAAAACGAAGCACCAACAACAACACTGAGATGAGGCCCACATAGCCAAGTACTTGGAGGTTATCAAACGAGACATTCTCGAAGATGGTACTCAGCACATCCGGAATCTGTACCCCCAGAATGACAAAGACCAATCCGTTCAAAATAAATAGAATGACAGACCAGGTACTGGCCGATACCACCTGCATCTTCAGTTGTACAGACTCGGTCCGGTCACGCTCAATCGCATGAATGATCCCGCCGGCGACGACCGCAAGAATGCCCGAAACACCGACCTCCTCACTTACCAAATAAATGACGAAGGGCGTTAAAATTTGCAGTAACATATGAATCGTGACATCTTCCATCCCCAGACGCCGAATCCAGACACCCAGTCGGATCAACAGGAACGATAACAGGGCACCAATCAGCAACCCGCCAATCGCGATAAGTATAAAACTAAATGACGCCTGAGCCAGGGAAAATACCCCTGTAACCGTGGCGGCAATCGCAAATTTGAATGCAACCAGACCGGATGCATCATTCATTAATGCTTCTCCCTCAAGAAGCCTATGTATGCTCTTGGGTAAATGCACACGACCTGCCATAGCGCCTACAGCCACAGCGTCTGTCGGGGACAGAATTGCCGCAAGTGCAAAAGCCGCAGGAAGCGGAATGGTTGGAATGAGCCAGTGAATGGCATATCCTGCCACGACAACCGTGACAAATACAAGGCCCAGGGCCAGCAAAAGGATGGGCGCTCTTAGATTCCACAGCTCGTGCCTCGGTGTTCGCTTCCCGTCGTTGTACAGCAACGGAGCGATAAAGAGCACAAAAAACAGTTCCGGATTCAGTGGCAGATGTACACCCGCAGGTAATAGTGCAATGGCTACACCAAGAACAATCTGAATCAACGGAACGGGGATAAAGGGTACAAACCGGTTCAAAATATTCGATAAACCGATCAGTACCAGCAAAACAAGCACGGCGATAAATAGTTCCATGATGACAATCCCTTTCCGAATAATGAAGTGGTGAAAACCATTTGGTATAGCCTTATTTTAACATAAACCAAAGTTTATTATAAAAATGTTGTCATATTCAATACCGTCCAAAACGAATGGACAACAGTCCGATTGCAGATTTCTGATTGGTTCTGTTTATAAGATGTTACAATATGCTCAGGACAATACCCGTTTGGAAAGGAACTTGGTGTCTATGGCATTTGGAATTAAACGACAGGAGCTGGCCGAGTGGAAAGAACGTGTATCTCGTGGCGACCTTGCCTATCTCACTCATTTCTGGATTGATAACCGTTTTCCGGGCATTACCAGTGTGACGAAAGTGGGTTGTTCAGATCTGAAACGGCTTGAGGACTGGTGTAGAGAGCATGGACTCGACCCACGTTACATCCATCGGCGTCAGCCTTTCCCCCATTTTGACCTGCTCGGTAAAAAACAGAAGGAAATTCTGATCCAGGAAGGTCTGACCGATCACATTCAACGTTTCCATCTCTGATTGAAAATTAAAACGCCAGCCTTCAAGATTCAAGTCCCAAAGCGGGCTTCAAATCTTGAAGGCTGGCGTTTTACACACCTTTTATTTAGCGATGCGTTTGTTCCAACGTTTTCATTTTCTCCAGCAGTTTTAGCTCAATTTTCTTCAGCATGCCAAACATCTGCAGTTGTTCCTCTTCCGTAAGCGCCTGCAAAAGTTCCCACGTCATCCGACCGCGATTATTAATCAACGTTTTTGCAAGCTGCTTCCCATCTTCCGTTAAGGACAACCATACAATTCTTCGGTCCTCTTCGCTGCGCACCCGCTGAATAAGACCTTCGCTTTCCAGTTGATTCAGCACAATTGTGGTTGCTCCTGAAGATAGACTAAGTTGTCTGGCCACATCCACAGCCATACAGCGTTCTTCACGTAGAATCATACCCAATATATGACTTTTCGTCGGATTCAATTTGCAGTTTGTTTCATTCTTTTGCTGCTGATCCAATACTTTATTTTTATATCTGAAGAAGGCCTCCAACAATTGATCCACATTTGCCAATTGAGAGTTTCGCTCCGTATCCGGGCTCATAAACGTTCCTCCTACCTTTGATCATAACCTACCTTATATTGTAACATATTTGTACTATTTTGTTTGTGAAAAATGCGCTTGTTTCCCAAACCCTTTACTTGTCTGTAAAGTTCATGCTTATTTTACGGTTTCATGTGACAAGCTACCTTATAGCATGAACAGATAACCACACAAGGAGGAATGAAGCAATGAACATTTATATTGTTTTCGATAGTGAAGGCGGTCATACACGAGCACTTGCCGAGTCGATTGCTGCTGGCGCGGCCAGTGTGCATGGTGCTACCGTTCATTTGCATTCCACAGAAGAAGCCGACATCTATAAGCTGGTGGAAATGGACGCCATTATCTGGGGCTGCCCCGGACATTTTGGCTCCATCAGCTCCGGGTTGAAAAAATGGATCGACAAGCTGGGCTACCTCTGGGCAGAGGGCAAGCTTGTAGACAAAGTGGGTGCGGTGTTCTGTACCATCGCGACCGAGCATGGCGGACTGGAGTCAACGTTGATTCATTTGCTGACACCCATGCTCCATCAGGGCATGATTATTACCGGGCTGCCAGGGAACTTTGCAGATAATGCATTATATGGATCTTATTATGGTGTTGGGGTGACATGTCCGGTGGACAGTGATGATCTGCTCAGCGAACAGGGCATAGCACTGGGTAAAGCTCTGGGAGAACGCGTGGCTCGCATAACCAACCGACTAATCACATAGAATTTAGAGCATTTCCCATAAAAGAAATTGCTGTTCTTATCAAGCCTGCGCTCATATGCTAAAAAGCAGTACGGCAGGCTTGAACATCCCTTCCTGTAGAGAAATAGAAGGATTCTATTGCATTATTGGATTGAATTTGTTTATAATAACGTATATCTTTAAAGTTACTTTTAGTTACTTAATGATTTTTATAAATCTGTTATTATAAAGTAATACGATATTCATCCATTATATTGCAAGGGAATTTTACAAATGAATCAAAATACACATTTAAAAACTGATGTTTGTATTGTGGGAGCTGGCCCTGGAGGGGCTCTACTCTCATTCCTGCTGAAACAGCAGGGAATATCCACCATTCTGATCGAGCGCCAGCCGCACCTGCTTAAGTCGTTTCGTGGTGAAGTGCTTAATGCAGATGGTGAACATGTATTGAACAAGCATGGGTTATACCCTTCTGTCACCCAGCGTGGTGTGTTGCCCCTGGAGCAAATTCAATATTGGGAGAATGGTCAGATTATTCATACCATTTTCCCTGGAGAGCAAGAATCCCATGTAGGCATTCATGTGCCGCAGGATCATCTGCTGGAAGTCATCGTGTCACAATCATTGAAACAGGGTAACGAACATGTGCTTTTCAATACCGTCATGACTGGATTTTTGCGGAATAAGGCAGACAAAATCGTTGGCATCAATGTTCGGAATGAAGGACGGCCTGCTTCCATTGAAGCAGCCGTTATTGTTGGTGCAGATGGCAGATATTCAGCTGTACGCAGATACGGGGGTCTGACCCCGGAAATCCATAAACATGGTTACGACCTGTTATGGGCTCGAATTCCTGCTCCAGCAGGCTGGGAGCCTGCTGTTCGGATGGCCAGTATGGATGGTCAGCAGTTGGCGTTATTCTCACAATTCGGAGGTTACGTACAGATTGGATGGAACATTCCGCAAGGGTCCTTCTCCAAGCTGCGTGAGCAGCCTTTTGCTCCCTTTGTACAGAAACTCGTGACGGCCTTCCCCTGTCTCGCTGATTCGGTAGCTGAACATATCCAAACCTGGAGTGATTTTGTTTTGTTATCCGTAGAGAGCAGTTTCGCCAAATCGTGGGCGCAGGACAACATAGTCTTGCTTGGGGATGCCGCTCACACGATGACTCCGACGGGCGCTTTTGGACTGAATGCAGCATTGGAAGATGCGGACGTGCTCGCTGAGCTGCTCATTGATATGGCCGCCGATCAATTCACTTCTACAGAACGACTGCAAGAGCTGCAGGCCAGACGTGGAGAAAAAGTGAAGCAGCAGTTGGCTAGGCAACTGGAGATGGAGTCTTCGTTCCAGCAGCGGTACGAATCTTTCCAATAATGGTGCGTGTATTCACGCACTGCGTTAATCAACAAACAGCCGATGCTGCCCTGTTGGGGAAGCATCGGCTGTTTTCTTATGTTATGACTAAACCGAATGTCACCATCTGTGAACCGGATTTGCATAGGCTTTTGAAAAACAAATAGGAATTAGGTTTCACTCCCATTCATGGCGCTTACCCGCAGCTCAGTCATCGGCAGAGACAGCTTCTCGGGATGACGCAATCTCACCGTACGGCTCTCACCAGGGAGAAGATCGAAATAGTTATCACTGAAACGAACACGACCAAGGGGCAGCTCGAGCTTCACCAACCGTGCAATTGCACCCATGGCCGTAACCGTTACGGATTGCTCCTCTTCGTTCACATGCACACTGAGCTGCGCTTGAGGCAGGTTAACATGCTTCGGATCACGTAAGAAATATCGATTGAGTGGTGCAGTGAAACCTTCGGCTGCCAATTCAACCATCACTTCTTCCGCCAATCTGCCTCCCAATACTTCCGCTTCGCTCAGCTCTGCAAT
Above is a window of Paenibacillus sp. E222 DNA encoding:
- a CDS encoding Na+/H+ antiporter translates to MELFIAVLVLLVLIGLSNILNRFVPFIPVPLIQIVLGVAIALLPAGVHLPLNPELFFVLFIAPLLYNDGKRTPRHELWNLRAPILLLALGLVFVTVVVAGYAIHWLIPTIPLPAAFALAAILSPTDAVAVGAMAGRVHLPKSIHRLLEGEALMNDASGLVAFKFAIAATVTGVFSLAQASFSFILIAIGGLLIGALLSFLLIRLGVWIRRLGMEDVTIHMLLQILTPFVIYLVSEEVGVSGILAVVAGGIIHAIERDRTESVQLKMQVVSASTWSVILFILNGLVFVILGVQIPDVLSTIFENVSFDNLQVLGYVGLISVLLLVLRFVWIYLFWKGNENSGEALSSGKPRLKEITIITLSGVRGAVTLAGAFSIPYVLQDGSPFPERDLIIFLAAGVILFTLIAASVFLPILAKNEEKAEEGAPQTTERKAQGIMLNAAIRAVKSEMNDENKAAALAVVSDLSKYIRQAAGELTAGKRKDILKQETAINLIGTRAERKEIEKMMDENVIASEAAFKCNSWLDRKEMMLANRTNTQMMFSLSEIGRVFGHVFMNRSKKPDQPFMLENADLFRQVKMRTSEAAIKAIRAHMNDSNRIVALSVISRYERVIAKLRTWNQGKTEDPFDQEKLELQMVAIQEQRNTIQQLYENGEINRDVAAKLRRFINDVEATALKNT
- a CDS encoding MarR family winged helix-turn-helix transcriptional regulator; protein product: MSPDTERNSQLANVDQLLEAFFRYKNKVLDQQQKNETNCKLNPTKSHILGMILREERCMAVDVARQLSLSSGATTIVLNQLESEGLIQRVRSEEDRRIVWLSLTEDGKQLAKTLINNRGRMTWELLQALTEEEQLQMFGMLKKIELKLLEKMKTLEQTHR
- a CDS encoding FAD-dependent monooxygenase — translated: MNQNTHLKTDVCIVGAGPGGALLSFLLKQQGISTILIERQPHLLKSFRGEVLNADGEHVLNKHGLYPSVTQRGVLPLEQIQYWENGQIIHTIFPGEQESHVGIHVPQDHLLEVIVSQSLKQGNEHVLFNTVMTGFLRNKADKIVGINVRNEGRPASIEAAVIVGADGRYSAVRRYGGLTPEIHKHGYDLLWARIPAPAGWEPAVRMASMDGQQLALFSQFGGYVQIGWNIPQGSFSKLREQPFAPFVQKLVTAFPCLADSVAEHIQTWSDFVLLSVESSFAKSWAQDNIVLLGDAAHTMTPTGAFGLNAALEDADVLAELLIDMAADQFTSTERLQELQARRGEKVKQQLARQLEMESSFQQRYESFQ
- a CDS encoding NAD(P)H-dependent oxidoreductase, whose product is MNIYIVFDSEGGHTRALAESIAAGAASVHGATVHLHSTEEADIYKLVEMDAIIWGCPGHFGSISSGLKKWIDKLGYLWAEGKLVDKVGAVFCTIATEHGGLESTLIHLLTPMLHQGMIITGLPGNFADNALYGSYYGVGVTCPVDSDDLLSEQGIALGKALGERVARITNRLIT
- a CDS encoding polysaccharide deacetylase family protein, yielding MNLKAARFIGLCTLVFLLGSSSALAKPVQKNRQYYEERGEIVWEVPTHDKLIALTFDDGPDPVQTPQILALLQQYQAKGTFFVLGKWAEKFPDLIKQEQREGHEIANHTYAHTYAVRSTRADKYSREMNIAEKSIVGAGAQRPTLFRPPGGYYNDMVIQVAKQQGYTIVLWSWHQDTRDWASPGVSAIVNKVLKNARNGDIVLFHDKVEGKSQTVAALKTILPKLQEQGYRFVTVSELLAVKAREAAKDDNSSMPQHP
- a CDS encoding aldo/keto reductase, with the translated sequence MAEQRTRLGKTDLMVNPIGLGANAVGGHNIYPNMLNDEIGKDVVRTALKQGINFLDTAFIYGPEHSERLIGEVLKETGQRQDTIIATKAAHQFVDGNVVFDNSPAFLKTSVDEALKRLQTDYIDLFYIHFPDEHTPKDEAVGALKRLKDEGKIRAIGVSNFSIDQLREANQDGDVDVLQSEYNLFKREAEKELLPYTAEHNISFVPYFPLAAGLLGGKYNQDTTFQDGRAKNPLFTGEAFIQNLDKVEQLRSIAQSKNAEVAHLVLAWYLTQPSIDALIPGAKKPEQVINNLKTLDVELTAEEIAVIDQIFR